One Carassius gibelio isolate Cgi1373 ecotype wild population from Czech Republic chromosome A20, carGib1.2-hapl.c, whole genome shotgun sequence DNA segment encodes these proteins:
- the LOC127938927 gene encoding serine/threonine-protein kinase Nek1-like isoform X1 gives MLRTCSLPDLSKVFSDAAEAEGAVAPDSNLEIEDLEDKADEQSESEDVYEDDDLRELRASMERLLREQRSNDDDDDEDEEDGGGSNSSPADEEAAGRDGLARAGDDKHSPEEQSVLMEWLSKMIMLGMVKKNLEGQLLQNGG, from the exons ATGCTGAGGACGTGCTCTTTACCAGACCTCAGTAAAGTGTTCAGTGATGCTGCAGAAGCTGAAGGTGCAGTCGCTCCTGACAGCAACCTTGAGATTGAAGATTTGGAGGATAAAGCGGATGAGCAGTCTGAATCTGAGGA TGTGTATGAGGATGATGATTTGAGGGAGCTCAGAGCATCTATGGAGAGGCTTCTCCGGGAGCAGCGcagtaatgatgatgatgatgatgaagatgaggaagatgGTGGTGGATCCAACAGCAGCCCAGCTGATGAAGAGGCAGCTGGTCGAGATGGGTTGGCTAGGGCTGGTGATGACAAACACAGTCCAGAGGAACAGAGTGTTTTAATGGAATGGCTGAGCAAGATGATCATGTTAGGCATGGTGAAGAAGAACCTGGAGGGTCAGTTACTACAGAATGGAGGTTGA
- the LOC127938927 gene encoding serine/threonine-protein kinase Nek1-like isoform X2 → MEVEEDEEQNHSEGQLNEEWQSDDSEEEEDEDLEQQDSIFSRLEELRFHLEQAMGFENFFLAYNKIKGMMMKDSIG, encoded by the exons ATGGAGGTTGAGGAAGATGAAGAGCAGAACCACAGTGAAGGCCAGCTCAATGAAGAGTGGCAGTCTG ATGAcagtgaggaagaggaagatgaagacCTAGAGCAACAGGACAGCATCTTCAGTCGTCTGGAGGAGCTGCGGTTCCATCTAGAGCAGGCCATGGGCTTTGAGAACTTCTTTCTAGCCTACAACAAGATCAAG GGTATGATGATGAAGGATTCAATAGGATGA